In a single window of the Amycolatopsis sp. cg5 genome:
- a CDS encoding bifunctional nuclease family protein, which translates to MSEMRVVGVRVELPANQPILLLRETEGERYLPIWIGSVEATAIALEQQGVRPARPLTHDLLKEVIGALGRELEQVVITDLREGTFFAELVFDGDIRVSARPSDSVALALRIGVPIHAEDSVLEEAGLIIPDEQEDEVEKFREFLDSVSPEDFRGADT; encoded by the coding sequence ATGAGCGAAATGCGCGTCGTCGGAGTGCGGGTCGAACTGCCCGCGAATCAGCCGATCTTGTTGCTGCGGGAGACCGAAGGCGAGCGGTACCTGCCGATCTGGATCGGCTCGGTCGAAGCCACCGCGATCGCCTTGGAGCAGCAGGGAGTCCGCCCCGCCCGCCCGCTCACCCATGACCTGCTCAAAGAGGTCATCGGAGCGCTCGGCAGGGAACTGGAACAGGTCGTCATCACCGATCTCCGCGAAGGCACCTTCTTCGCCGAGCTGGTGTTCGACGGCGACATCCGGGTCTCGGCCCGCCCCAGCGACTCGGTGGCGCTCGCGCTGCGGATCGGCGTGCCGATCCACGCGGAGGACTCCGTGCTCGAAGAGGCAGGCCTGATCATCCCGGACGAGCAAGAGGACGAGGTGGAGAAGTTCCGCGAGTTCCTCGACTCCGTGTCCCCTGAAGACTTCCGAGGCGCGGACACCTGA